GAAGTCAGAGAAGGGACACAAGGGGAATGTGGGTCTGGCAAAGAAGGTCGGAGAGCTGATAGCGAAAAAGGCTGTGGATAAGGGGATCAGGAAGGTTGTCTTTGACAGGGGTGGCTACCTGTATCAC
Above is a window of Thermodesulfovibrionales bacterium DNA encoding:
- a CDS encoding 50S ribosomal protein L18, encoding KSEKGHKGNVGLAKKVGELIAKKAVDKGIRKVVFDRGGYLYHGRVRALADAAREKGLEF